The genome window TCATCACCGGGGAAAACGGCACGGGCAAGGAAATAACCGCCCGCTCCCTGCACGCCAAAAGCCGCCGCAGCGACAAGCCCCTGGTTGCCGTCAACTGCGCGGCCATCCCCGAGGAGCTTATCGAAAGCGAACTGTTCGGGCACGAGAAAGGCGCGTTCACCGGGGCGGATTCCGCCAAGACCGGCAAGTTCGAGCTGGCCCACGAAGGCACGCTGTTTCTGGACGAAATCGGCGACATGAGCCTGAAAACCCAGGCGAAAATATTGCGGATACTCCAGGAGCAGCGGTTCGAGCGCGTGGGCGGCAACCGGACCATCCATGTGGACGTCCGCGTCATCGCGGCCACCAACAAAAACCTGGAAAACGCCATCGCCGGGGGCACGTTCCGCGAAGACCTGTATTACCGGCTGCGGGTGTTCCCGCTCGTGGTGCCGCCGCTGCGCGAGCGCGGCGACGATGTGATCCCGCTCCTGCACGAGTTTGTCGGCGAGCTGTGCCGGGAGCACGGGCTGGCCCCGTTCACCCCGACGGAAGAGGCCCTTGCGGCCATCCGCGCCTATTCCTGGCCCGGCAACGTGCGGGAATTGCGCAATTTCGTGGAACGCAGCCTGATCCTGTACGGCGGGCAAACCATGACGACCGGCATGCTGCCCCCGGAATTCCGGAACCGCGGCGTCCAGGAGGCCAGACCGGCCGGGGGCGGGCAGGGGAAGGCCTGCCCGGAGGGGTTCCTCTCCATGGAGGAATTCAGCGGGGCGGATTTCAAAAGCGCCCGCGCGATCTTTGAAAACCGCTTCCTGGCGGTCAAACTCCAGGAATACGGCGGCAATATCACCCGCCTGGCCGAGGGAATCGGCCTTGAGCGGAGTTATCTGCACCGCAAGCTTAAATCCCTGGGCATCAATACGCCGCACGAATAAGCGCGCGGCGCTTGTTCCGTTTACGAAAACCTCCCGTCGCCGGACGGGAGGTTTTCGTTTATCCACGCCCGCTGCATAACCGGCGGCCGCGACAGGCCCCAGAGCGCGGCCGCCGGTTGCGGGAAACTACTTTTGCAGCATGTCCACGACCTGGGCCACGTCCTTGTCGCCCCGGCCGGAGAGGTTCACCAGAAGGATGGCTTCCGGCGGCAGCTTCGGGGCCATCTTGATGGCCTGGGCCAAGGCGTGGGCCGACTCCAGCGCCGGAATGATGCCTTCCGTCTTGCTTAACGCCAGGAAAGCGTCCACGGCCTCGGCGTCGGATATAGCCACGTATTCCGCCCGGCCCTCGTCTTTCAGCAGGCTGTGTTCCGGCCCGACGCCGGGGTAATCCAGCCCGGCGGAAATGGAATGCACGGGCGCAATGTCTTCCCCGTCGCGCAGGACGTAGGAATAGGACCCGTGCAGCACGCCGGGCTCGCCGTAGCTTAAGGTCGCGGCATGCTCGCCCATCTTCGTACCTCTGCCGCCGGGTTCGACGCCGATGAGGCGAACGTCCTTGTCCCCGATGAAGGGATGGAACAGGCCGATGGCGTTGGAACCGCCACCCACGCAGGCGAGGCAATAGTCCGGGAGCCGCCCTTCCGCTTCCAGCATTTGCCTGCGGGCCTCGTTTCCGATGACGGACTGAAAGTCGCGGACCATGGCCGGGTACGGGTGCGGGCCGACGGCCGAGCCGATCAGGTAGAAGATGTCCGGGTCCGCGATCCAGGCTTCCAGGGCGGCGTCCACGGCCTCCTTCAGCCCGGCCCCGCCGGTGGTGACGGAGACCACTTCCGCGCCGAGCATGCGCATGCGTTCCACGTTCAGGTGCTGGCGCTCAACGTCTATAGCGCCCATGTACACCGTGCAGCGCATGCCCATGAGCGCCGCCGTGGCGGCGGTTGCCACGCCGTGCTGGCCCGCGCCGGTTTCCGCGATGATTTTGGTTTTGCCCATGCGCCGCGCCAGCAGGATCTGGCCCAGGGTGTTGTTGACCTTGTGCGCGCCGAGATGGTTCAGGTCTTCGCGCTTGAGGTATATTTTCGCGCCGCCCAGCTTTTCCGTAAGGTTTTTGGCGAAGAAGAGCGGCGTTTCCCGGCCGGAATAATTTTTGAGGTAGTACGCCAGTTCCGCCTGAAAGGCCGGGTCGGCTTTGGCCGCGGCGTAGGCGTCCGCGATGGCGTTGATGGTCGGCGCAAGCGCCGGCGGGATGTGCTGGCC of uncultured delta proteobacterium contains these proteins:
- the ntrX gene encoding Nitrogen assimilation regulatory protein NtrX yields the protein MSAAPHSSEAAARVCIIDDEEGIRFSLRGILEDEGYQVLEAGSAEEGLALIAGEAVDLVFLDIWLPGMDGLAALDKIQQTNPSLPVLMISGHGTIETAVTAIKKGAYDYIEKPLSLEKVVLAAQRALEFQALKRENQALRTRSPLRTEFSGNSPEAVALREQIAKVAPLDTWVLITGENGTGKEITARSLHAKSRRSDKPLVAVNCAAIPEELIESELFGHEKGAFTGADSAKTGKFELAHEGTLFLDEIGDMSLKTQAKILRILQEQRFERVGGNRTIHVDVRVIAATNKNLENAIAGGTFREDLYYRLRVFPLVVPPLRERGDDVIPLLHEFVGELCREHGLAPFTPTEEALAAIRAYSWPGNVRELRNFVERSLILYGGQTMTTGMLPPEFRNRGVQEARPAGGGQGKACPEGFLSMEEFSGADFKSARAIFENRFLAVKLQEYGGNITRLAEGIGLERSYLHRKLKSLGINTPHE
- the trpB gene encoding tryptophan synthase, beta subunit (Evidence 2a : Function of homologous gene experimentally demonstrated in an other organism; PubMedId : 1309752, 4552018, 4943677, 6985892, 7007651, 7038627, 8095913, 9298646; Product type e : enzyme); protein product: MAQALSSPSSSFCEKFSGAAGFFGPYGGQHIPPALAPTINAIADAYAAAKADPAFQAELAYYLKNYSGRETPLFFAKNLTEKLGGAKIYLKREDLNHLGAHKVNNTLGQILLARRMGKTKIIAETGAGQHGVATAATAALMGMRCTVYMGAIDVERQHLNVERMRMLGAEVVSVTTGGAGLKEAVDAALEAWIADPDIFYLIGSAVGPHPYPAMVRDFQSVIGNEARRQMLEAEGRLPDYCLACVGGGSNAIGLFHPFIGDKDVRLIGVEPGGRGTKMGEHAATLSYGEPGVLHGSYSYVLRDGEDIAPVHSISAGLDYPGVGPEHSLLKDEGRAEYVAISDAEAVDAFLALSKTEGIIPALESAHALAQAIKMAPKLPPEAILLVNLSGRGDKDVAQVVDMLQK